A genomic segment from Halomonas sp. GD1P12 encodes:
- a CDS encoding GNAT family N-acetyltransferase has translation MSTHHEPSSSKPAAARITYRQALSRDAGDQAEVFYHAVMQGASGHYGVAEREAWACALPREASAWAARHAFYTTIVAVCDGRCVGFLELDVKNARIVTLYVWPSLAGRGIGSTLLIHAERLLLEQGAGRVDIEASLVLFERLERRGFENHGEQWVERGGQWLKRYRMSKALSAVET, from the coding sequence ATGTCGACCCACCACGAGCCCTCATCCTCGAAGCCCGCCGCCGCCCGAATCACCTACCGCCAGGCGCTGTCGCGCGATGCCGGGGATCAGGCCGAAGTGTTCTATCACGCGGTGATGCAGGGCGCCTCCGGTCACTATGGCGTGGCCGAGCGCGAGGCCTGGGCCTGCGCGCTGCCGCGCGAGGCGAGTGCCTGGGCGGCGCGCCACGCGTTCTACACCACGATCGTGGCGGTGTGTGACGGGCGCTGCGTTGGCTTTTTGGAGCTTGACGTTAAAAACGCGCGCATCGTGACGCTCTACGTCTGGCCATCGCTTGCCGGGCGCGGCATTGGTAGCACTTTGCTGATCCACGCCGAGCGGCTGCTGCTCGAACAGGGCGCCGGGCGAGTCGATATCGAGGCGAGCCTGGTGCTGTTCGAGCGTCTGGAGCGCCGCGGGTTCGAAAACCACGGCGAGCAGTGGGTCGAGCGTGGCGGACAGTGGCTCAAACGCTACCGCATGAGCAAGGCGCTCAGCGCTGTCGAGACCTGA
- the ampD gene encoding 1,6-anhydro-N-acetylmuramyl-L-alanine amidase AmpD — protein MTQSERPGVWPGARPVDSPNQDAREKGEVSLLVIHAISLPPGEFGGPAIEALFTNTLDPNAHPFFETIAHLRVSAHFLIRREGACVQFVDTDHRAWHAGRSRWFDPRLSAAREALNDFSVGVELEGDGEHPFTRAQYERLATLTRWLMARYPLLNEQRITSHAHVAPLRKQDPGPCFDWAYYRQCLSRS, from the coding sequence GTGACTCAGTCCGAAAGGCCCGGCGTCTGGCCCGGCGCCCGCCCGGTCGACTCGCCCAACCAGGATGCCCGCGAGAAAGGAGAGGTGTCGCTTCTGGTGATTCACGCCATTAGCCTGCCGCCTGGCGAATTCGGCGGCCCCGCTATCGAGGCGCTGTTCACCAACACGCTCGACCCAAACGCGCACCCGTTTTTCGAGACGATCGCGCACCTTCGCGTCTCGGCGCACTTTTTGATTCGCCGCGAAGGCGCTTGCGTGCAGTTCGTCGATACCGACCACCGCGCTTGGCACGCCGGCCGCTCGCGCTGGTTCGACCCGCGCTTGAGCGCCGCGCGCGAGGCGCTCAACGACTTCTCCGTCGGCGTCGAGCTCGAAGGCGACGGCGAGCACCCGTTCACCCGCGCCCAGTACGAACGCCTGGCGACGCTGACGCGCTGGCTGATGGCGCGCTACCCGCTACTCAATGAGCAGCGCATCACCAGCCACGCTCACGTGGCACCGCTTCGAAAGCAGGACCCGGGCCCATGTTTCGATTGGGCTTACTATCGTCAGTGCCTTTCACGTTCGTGA
- the aceE gene encoding pyruvate dehydrogenase (acetyl-transferring), homodimeric type: MSLETREDLDPVETTEWLESLESVLDREGEDRARYLMTRLADRMRRDGMKVPFSVTTPHRNTIPVHREAQMPGDLFMERRIRSLIRYNAIAQVIRNNRANPGLGGHIASFMSSATLYDVGFNHFFRAAKDDFAGDLVYIQGHVAPGIYARSYLEGRLSEEQMDSFRQEVDGDGLSSYPHPWLMPEYWQFPTVSMGLGPIQAIYQAHVMKYLHHRELKNMYDRKIWCFMGDGECDEPESLGAISLAGRENLDNLIFVINCNLQRLDGPVRGNSRVMDELEGVFRGADWNVIKVVWGRHWDPLFEKDKKGVLQKRMDEAVDGEYQNYKANGGAYTREHFFGKYPETEEMVKDLSDEDIWKLNRGGHDPFKVYSAYHEAVNTQNGKPTVILAHTVKGYGMGAGDGEAANEAHQVKSMEYEALKKFRDRFGIPLSDEQLKEVPYYKPEEDSPELKYMHLQRERLNGYLPARQSDFEALEIPSLEDKTFASQLGGSKGREVSTTMSFVRVLNGLVKDKKLGKYVVPIIPDEARTFGMEGMFRQLGIYSAAGQKYEPVDKGQIMYYREDQKGQVLEEGITEAGAMSAWMAAATSYSNNHVTLLPFYIYYSMFGFQRIGDLAWAAGDLQARGFMVGGTAGRTTLNGEGLQHQDGHSLIQASTIPNCRSYDPTYGHEVAVIVQDGLKRMFTDKENCFYYLTVMNENYEHPELEDVPTEDIVKGMYLLRETKGDKGRVQLLGSGTILREVEAAAELLAEDWHVGADIWSVTSFNELRREALTLDREAFLNPDAEVQKPHVTKCLEGREGPAIASTDYMKLYADQVRAWVPTEYTVLGTDGFGRSDTREKLRSFFEVDRHFVVVAALRALAERGDIERKLVGEAIAKYGIDASKPNPLIS; encoded by the coding sequence ATGAGTCTGGAGACAAGAGAAGATCTCGATCCGGTCGAAACCACGGAGTGGCTTGAATCCCTGGAATCGGTACTGGATCGTGAGGGCGAAGATCGCGCCCGCTACCTGATGACCCGCCTGGCGGATCGTATGCGTCGGGACGGGATGAAGGTGCCCTTCTCGGTGACGACCCCGCACCGCAACACCATTCCGGTTCATCGCGAAGCGCAGATGCCGGGCGATCTGTTCATGGAGCGGCGCATCCGCTCGCTAATTCGCTACAACGCGATCGCTCAGGTCATCCGTAACAACCGCGCAAACCCGGGGCTGGGCGGCCACATCGCAAGCTTCATGTCCTCGGCCACACTCTATGATGTGGGCTTCAACCACTTCTTCCGTGCCGCAAAAGACGACTTCGCAGGCGACTTGGTCTACATTCAGGGCCACGTGGCGCCGGGCATCTACGCACGCTCCTACCTGGAAGGGCGTCTCTCTGAAGAGCAGATGGACAGCTTCCGCCAGGAAGTCGACGGCGACGGCCTCTCCTCCTACCCGCACCCCTGGCTGATGCCGGAGTACTGGCAGTTCCCGACGGTTTCCATGGGGCTGGGCCCGATTCAGGCGATCTATCAGGCACACGTGATGAAGTATCTGCATCATCGCGAGCTCAAGAACATGTACGACCGCAAGATCTGGTGCTTCATGGGCGACGGTGAGTGCGACGAGCCGGAATCCCTGGGCGCGATTTCGTTGGCCGGGCGTGAAAACCTCGACAACCTGATCTTCGTCATCAACTGCAACCTTCAGCGCCTCGACGGCCCGGTGCGCGGCAACTCCCGCGTGATGGACGAGCTCGAAGGCGTGTTCCGCGGCGCCGACTGGAACGTGATCAAGGTCGTCTGGGGCCGTCACTGGGACCCGCTGTTCGAAAAGGACAAGAAGGGCGTTCTGCAAAAGCGCATGGACGAAGCCGTCGACGGCGAGTACCAGAACTACAAGGCCAACGGTGGCGCGTATACCCGCGAGCACTTCTTCGGCAAGTACCCGGAAACCGAGGAGATGGTCAAGGACCTCTCCGACGAGGACATCTGGAAGCTTAACCGCGGCGGCCACGACCCGTTCAAGGTCTACTCGGCCTATCACGAGGCGGTGAACACCCAAAACGGCAAGCCCACCGTCATCCTGGCGCACACCGTCAAGGGTTACGGCATGGGCGCCGGCGACGGCGAAGCGGCCAACGAGGCCCACCAGGTCAAGAGCATGGAGTACGAGGCGCTGAAGAAATTCCGCGACCGCTTCGGTATTCCGCTGTCTGACGAGCAGCTCAAGGAAGTGCCGTACTACAAGCCCGAGGAGGACTCCCCGGAGCTCAAGTACATGCACCTGCAGCGCGAGCGCCTGAACGGCTACCTGCCGGCGCGCCAAAGCGATTTCGAAGCGCTCGAGATTCCGAGTCTCGAAGACAAGACCTTCGCCTCGCAGCTCGGCGGCTCCAAGGGCCGCGAAGTCTCCACCACCATGTCCTTCGTTCGCGTATTGAACGGCCTGGTCAAGGACAAGAAACTCGGCAAGTACGTCGTGCCGATCATTCCGGATGAGGCACGTACCTTCGGCATGGAAGGCATGTTCCGCCAGCTGGGTATCTATTCGGCCGCCGGCCAGAAGTACGAGCCGGTCGATAAAGGCCAGATCATGTACTACCGCGAGGACCAGAAAGGTCAGGTGCTCGAGGAAGGCATTACCGAGGCGGGCGCGATGTCGGCCTGGATGGCGGCCGCGACCTCCTACAGCAACAACCACGTCACGCTGTTGCCGTTTTACATCTACTACTCGATGTTCGGCTTCCAGCGCATTGGCGATCTGGCCTGGGCGGCCGGCGACCTGCAGGCGCGCGGCTTCATGGTCGGCGGCACTGCAGGGCGCACCACGCTCAACGGCGAAGGGTTGCAGCACCAGGATGGCCACAGCCTGATCCAGGCCTCGACCATTCCGAACTGCAGAAGCTACGATCCGACCTACGGTCACGAAGTCGCCGTCATCGTTCAGGACGGTTTGAAGCGCATGTTCACCGACAAGGAGAACTGCTTCTACTACCTGACCGTGATGAACGAGAACTACGAGCATCCGGAACTCGAGGACGTGCCCACCGAGGACATCGTCAAGGGCATGTACCTGCTGCGCGAAACGAAGGGCGACAAGGGCCGCGTTCAGCTGCTGGGCTCCGGCACGATCCTGCGCGAAGTCGAAGCCGCTGCCGAGCTTCTGGCCGAGGATTGGCATGTAGGCGCCGACATCTGGAGCGTCACCAGCTTCAACGAGCTGCGCCGCGAAGCGCTGACGCTGGACCGCGAAGCCTTCCTGAACCCGGATGCCGAGGTGCAAAAGCCGCACGTCACCAAGTGCCTGGAAGGGCGTGAGGGACCGGCGATCGCCTCAACGGACTACATGAAGCTTTACGCCGACCAGGTGCGCGCCTGGGTGCCCACCGAGTACACCGTGCTGGGCACCGACGGGTTCGGTCGCTCCGACACCCGCGAGAAGCTGAGAAGCTTCTTCGAGGTGGATCGTCACTTCGTCGTGGTCGCCGCTCTGCGCGCGCTTGCCGAGCGTGGCGATATCGAACGCAAGCTGGTAGGCGAGGCGATCGCGAAGTACGGCATCGACGCCAGCAAGCCTAACCCGCTGATCAGCTAA
- the aceF gene encoding pyruvate dehydrogenase complex dihydrolipoyllysine-residue acetyltransferase: MSSEIIKVPDIGGDTDVEIIEIAVSEGDVIEAEDALITLESDKASMDVPSPKGGKVIKVLVKEGDKVSEGDDIVELEVEGDDSDDDQAEDDQDADADDQSDDDQGDDGQSDDEPPKSDSSGSAEKSSGGKKAGGKQTVDIVVPDLGGSENVEIIEVAVSEGDSVDAEDALITLESDKASMDVPSPHGGKIVSLTVKEGDTVSEGDVIGQIEIEGEGDDDDTDDSVDDEPQASTDQDDVATPDAEEGEDEDDGDDESGATERKEVRVPDLSGASDVPVIELAASVGDEINEEDALITLESDKASMDVPSPYKGKLVELSVKEGDTVSEGDVIAYIEVASSGGKKSAKKQEKKAAPDKQAEGSAKKSEAKSDSGKSKGGDKSGKSESAGGSPSPEAAMAAHKPRDGKLVHAGPAVRMLAREFGVDLELVKPSGPKERILKEDVQAYVKQALAEKGSAPAQSGAQAPSGGAGIPAVPEVDFSQFGEVEEKPMGRLLKMGATNLHRSWLNVPHVTQFDEADITELENFRKSMKAEAEAQGAKLTPLPFLVKACAFALRKFPQFNVSLKGDGETLVWKKYVHIGIAVDTPEGLMVPVLRDADKKSLIDIAKEMAELGKKAQSKKLKRDEMTGGCFTISSLGSIGGTAFTPIVNAPEVAILGVSKSQMKPVWDGAAFQPRLMMPLSLSYDHRAINGADAARFTAFLADVLTDIRRLLL, encoded by the coding sequence TTGAGTAGCGAAATCATCAAAGTTCCCGATATCGGTGGCGATACCGATGTCGAAATCATCGAGATTGCGGTGTCAGAAGGCGACGTCATCGAAGCGGAAGACGCCCTGATCACGCTGGAATCCGACAAGGCCAGTATGGACGTGCCCTCGCCCAAGGGCGGCAAGGTCATCAAGGTGCTGGTCAAGGAAGGCGATAAGGTCTCCGAAGGCGACGACATCGTCGAGCTGGAAGTCGAGGGTGACGATAGCGACGACGATCAGGCCGAGGACGACCAGGACGCCGACGCCGACGATCAGAGCGATGACGATCAAGGCGACGATGGCCAGAGCGACGACGAGCCGCCGAAAAGCGACTCCTCCGGCAGCGCCGAAAAGTCCAGCGGCGGCAAAAAAGCCGGCGGCAAGCAGACCGTGGACATCGTGGTCCCGGATCTGGGAGGCTCTGAAAACGTCGAGATCATCGAAGTCGCGGTCAGCGAAGGCGACAGCGTCGACGCTGAAGACGCGCTGATTACGCTCGAATCCGACAAGGCGTCGATGGACGTGCCGAGCCCGCACGGCGGCAAGATCGTATCGCTTACCGTCAAGGAAGGCGACACCGTCTCCGAAGGCGACGTGATCGGTCAGATCGAGATCGAAGGCGAAGGCGATGACGACGACACTGATGACAGTGTCGACGACGAGCCCCAGGCCTCCACCGATCAAGACGACGTCGCGACGCCAGACGCCGAAGAGGGCGAAGACGAGGACGACGGCGACGACGAGAGCGGCGCGACCGAGCGCAAGGAAGTCCGCGTGCCGGATCTTTCCGGCGCCTCGGACGTACCGGTCATCGAGCTTGCCGCCTCTGTCGGCGATGAGATCAACGAAGAAGACGCGCTGATCACGCTCGAGTCCGACAAGGCGTCGATGGACGTGCCGAGCCCCTACAAGGGCAAACTGGTCGAACTCAGTGTCAAGGAGGGCGACACCGTCTCCGAAGGCGACGTCATCGCCTACATCGAAGTCGCTTCCAGCGGCGGCAAGAAGTCTGCCAAGAAGCAGGAGAAGAAAGCCGCCCCTGACAAGCAGGCCGAGGGCAGCGCCAAAAAGTCCGAAGCGAAGTCCGACAGCGGCAAAAGCAAGGGCGGCGACAAGAGTGGCAAGAGCGAAAGCGCCGGCGGCTCACCAAGCCCCGAGGCGGCCATGGCGGCGCACAAGCCCCGCGATGGCAAGCTCGTGCACGCCGGCCCCGCGGTGCGCATGCTCGCCCGCGAGTTTGGCGTCGATCTCGAGCTGGTCAAGCCCAGTGGCCCCAAAGAGCGCATCCTGAAAGAGGACGTGCAGGCCTACGTCAAGCAGGCGCTTGCCGAGAAGGGCAGCGCCCCGGCGCAGTCCGGTGCTCAGGCGCCGAGCGGCGGCGCGGGTATTCCGGCGGTGCCGGAGGTCGACTTCAGCCAGTTCGGCGAAGTGGAAGAGAAGCCGATGGGGCGTCTGCTCAAGATGGGCGCGACCAATCTGCACAGAAGCTGGCTCAACGTGCCCCACGTGACCCAGTTCGACGAGGCGGACATCACCGAGCTCGAGAACTTCAGAAAGTCGATGAAGGCCGAAGCCGAAGCCCAGGGCGCCAAGCTCACGCCGCTGCCGTTTCTGGTCAAGGCGTGCGCCTTTGCGCTCAGGAAGTTCCCGCAGTTCAACGTCAGCCTCAAGGGTGACGGCGAGACGCTGGTGTGGAAGAAGTACGTCCACATCGGTATCGCCGTGGACACTCCGGAAGGCCTGATGGTGCCGGTGCTGCGCGATGCCGACAAGAAGTCCCTGATCGACATCGCGAAAGAGATGGCCGAGCTTGGCAAGAAGGCGCAGAGCAAGAAGCTCAAACGCGACGAGATGACCGGCGGCTGCTTCACCATTTCGAGCCTGGGCTCGATTGGCGGCACGGCGTTCACGCCGATCGTCAACGCGCCGGAAGTAGCGATTCTGGGCGTTTCGAAGTCGCAGATGAAGCCGGTCTGGGACGGCGCCGCCTTCCAGCCGCGTTTGATGATGCCGCTGTCGCTCTCCTATGATCACCGCGCGATCAACGGGGCCGACGCTGCGCGCTTCACCGCGTTTTTGGCCGACGTACTGACCGACATCCGCCGCCTGCTGCTCTAA
- the adk gene encoding adenylate kinase produces the protein MRLILLGAPGAGKGTQARFICERFKIPQISTGDMLRTAIKDGTELGLKVQEIMKTGGLVSDDIIIALVKERISQPDCENGFLFDGFPRTIPQADAMREGGVKIDHVLEIAVPDEEIVDRMAGRRVHPASGRVYHIDHNPPKEPGKDDVTGEALIQREDDQESTVRNRLSVYHDQTEPLVDYYQQWAQTEPDAAPQYHRVKGVGSVADITQQVKDALS, from the coding sequence ATGCGTTTGATCTTGTTGGGTGCCCCAGGCGCGGGTAAGGGAACCCAGGCCCGATTCATTTGCGAGCGGTTCAAGATTCCGCAGATCTCTACCGGCGACATGCTCCGCACGGCGATCAAGGACGGCACCGAGCTTGGTTTGAAAGTCCAGGAAATCATGAAGACCGGCGGCCTGGTGTCCGATGACATCATCATTGCCCTGGTGAAAGAGCGCATCAGCCAGCCCGACTGCGAGAACGGCTTTCTGTTCGACGGCTTCCCCCGCACCATTCCCCAGGCCGACGCGATGCGTGAAGGCGGCGTGAAGATCGACCACGTGCTCGAAATCGCCGTGCCGGACGAAGAGATCGTCGACCGTATGGCCGGTCGCCGCGTGCATCCGGCCTCTGGCCGCGTCTACCACATCGACCACAACCCGCCGAAAGAGCCGGGTAAGGACGACGTCACCGGCGAGGCCCTGATCCAGCGCGAGGACGATCAGGAATCCACCGTGCGCAACCGCTTGTCGGTCTATCACGATCAGACCGAGCCGCTGGTGGACTACTACCAGCAGTGGGCCCAGACCGAGCCGGACGCCGCGCCGCAGTATCACCGTGTGAAAGGCGTGGGCAGCGTCGCCGATATTACCCAGCAGGTGAAAGACGCGCTAAGCTAA
- the tsaB gene encoding tRNA (adenosine(37)-N6)-threonylcarbamoyltransferase complex dimerization subunit type 1 TsaB encodes MSSYLLALDASSSACSAALIRAEGEHRECLSRFEHTPRAHTKRLLPMIDEVLGEAGITPKELDGVAYGHGPGSFTGLRIAAGTAQGLAFGLDCPLVGVSTLEALALQAHRRYHFRHIVTALDARMGEVYTAAWRCGEDLASLCDDEVVIDPARVILPDQQTDWVGVGSGFALWDQFDDLLKASMTQHLTDLEPRAEEMAWIGLRGLNAGAGRAPIEVQPVYLRNDVAWKKPA; translated from the coding sequence ATGTCGTCATACCTTCTCGCCCTGGACGCCTCGTCGAGCGCCTGTTCAGCGGCGCTGATTCGCGCCGAAGGCGAGCATCGCGAATGCCTTTCGCGCTTCGAGCACACCCCGCGCGCGCATACCAAACGGCTTTTGCCGATGATCGACGAGGTGCTGGGGGAAGCAGGTATTACACCGAAAGAGCTCGATGGCGTCGCCTACGGCCACGGGCCGGGGTCGTTCACCGGCCTGCGTATCGCCGCCGGTACCGCCCAGGGGCTCGCCTTCGGGCTCGACTGCCCGCTGGTCGGGGTGTCGACGCTGGAGGCGCTGGCACTCCAGGCCCATCGGCGCTATCACTTTCGCCATATCGTCACCGCCCTGGATGCGCGCATGGGCGAGGTCTACACCGCCGCTTGGCGCTGCGGGGAGGATCTGGCGAGCCTTTGCGATGACGAGGTCGTGATCGATCCTGCCCGCGTCATTCTGCCGGACCAGCAAACCGACTGGGTCGGAGTGGGCTCGGGCTTCGCGCTCTGGGATCAGTTCGACGATCTCTTGAAGGCGAGTATGACGCAGCACCTGACAGATCTCGAACCGCGGGCCGAGGAGATGGCCTGGATTGGCCTGCGCGGGCTTAATGCCGGCGCTGGCCGCGCGCCCATCGAGGTGCAGCCGGTGTACCTGCGAAACGACGTGGCCTGGAAAAAGCCCGCGTGA
- a CDS encoding class I SAM-dependent methyltransferase gives MSADPDQSVCALPDGLALQTVDGRLALCGDPKVFGHPLSVDFVGGKAGHRRQFGGGRGQLVAKACGLAKGVTPSIVDATAGLGRDAFVLASLGAPVLLIERVPAIAALLKDGLERALIDAEVGEIAARMTLQQGDSATLLAALIEEAAFEAQVIHLDPMFPHRDKSALVKKEMRLFQRLAGSDDDAPRLLEQALDVATHRVVVKRPRKAPPIEGPTPNHTLMGKTSRYDLYVHRSLAKSR, from the coding sequence GTGAGCGCAGACCCGGATCAGAGCGTGTGCGCACTGCCCGACGGGCTTGCGCTTCAAACCGTGGATGGGCGGCTGGCGCTGTGCGGCGACCCTAAGGTGTTTGGCCACCCGCTCAGCGTGGACTTCGTGGGCGGCAAGGCGGGGCACCGGCGCCAGTTCGGCGGCGGGCGCGGCCAGCTCGTGGCCAAGGCGTGCGGGCTTGCCAAAGGCGTGACGCCGAGTATCGTGGACGCGACCGCCGGGCTTGGCCGCGACGCTTTCGTGCTGGCGAGTCTTGGCGCGCCGGTGCTTTTGATCGAGCGGGTGCCGGCAATCGCCGCGCTATTAAAAGACGGCCTGGAGCGGGCGCTGATCGATGCCGAGGTGGGAGAGATCGCTGCGCGCATGACGTTACAGCAGGGCGACAGCGCCACTTTGCTTGCCGCGTTGATCGAAGAGGCGGCGTTCGAAGCTCAGGTGATTCATCTCGACCCGATGTTCCCCCACCGCGACAAATCGGCGTTGGTGAAAAAGGAGATGCGCCTTTTCCAGCGGTTGGCCGGCAGCGACGACGACGCGCCCAGGCTTTTGGAGCAGGCGCTGGACGTCGCCACCCACCGGGTGGTGGTCAAGCGCCCGCGCAAGGCGCCGCCCATCGAGGGGCCAACGCCCAACCATACGCTGATGGGCAAGACCAGCCGCTACGATCTCTACGTGCATCGCTCGCTTGCCAAATCACGCTAA
- a CDS encoding phospholipase D-like domain-containing protein — translation MSPLWRDGNRFTLLPEAAVFLPNMLETIDTAEHYVLVELYLMESGELADRLSKALIDACARGVKVYLLLDGYGAMGLENADRTRLMQGGVALAFFNPLGLHSLARNLSRDHRKIVVVDGRVAFTGGFGAVDEFLKAWYEIAVRVEGPAVADWEALFRRLWRSTLTRHDKQSPRPALAPRLAPPHFEDGAFGRVMPARGYRYQAIRHSLHAQVRGSKTRLWLCTPYFVPTFALRRRLARAARRGVDVRLLLPGQKHDHPGVRYAGQRFYQALLKAGVRIFEFQPTFIHAKFVLVDDWVSIGSCNFDHWNLHYNMEANQEIRSLAMAEEVQALFERNFAASDEVDAHAWASRPWPQRVREWLYGLLDAVVTRLK, via the coding sequence ATGTCGCCTCTATGGCGCGACGGTAATCGCTTCACCCTGCTGCCGGAAGCGGCGGTGTTTCTGCCCAACATGCTCGAGACGATCGACACCGCCGAGCACTACGTGCTGGTCGAACTCTACCTGATGGAGTCCGGCGAGCTCGCCGACCGGCTGAGCAAAGCGCTGATCGACGCCTGCGCTCGCGGCGTGAAGGTCTACCTGCTGCTCGATGGCTACGGCGCCATGGGGCTTGAAAACGCGGACCGCACGCGGCTGATGCAGGGCGGCGTGGCGCTGGCGTTTTTCAACCCCCTGGGGCTTCACTCGCTGGCGCGCAACCTGAGTCGCGATCACCGAAAGATCGTGGTGGTCGACGGGCGCGTAGCGTTCACCGGCGGCTTCGGCGCGGTGGACGAATTCCTCAAGGCCTGGTACGAGATCGCGGTACGGGTAGAAGGCCCGGCAGTGGCGGACTGGGAGGCGCTGTTTCGAAGGCTATGGCGCTCGACGCTGACCCGCCATGACAAACAGAGCCCACGCCCGGCGCTTGCCCCGCGCCTGGCGCCGCCGCACTTCGAGGACGGCGCGTTTGGGCGAGTGATGCCGGCGCGCGGCTACCGCTACCAGGCGATTCGCCACTCGCTGCATGCTCAGGTGCGCGGCTCGAAAACCAGGCTCTGGCTCTGCACCCCGTACTTCGTGCCCACCTTTGCGCTTAGACGGCGGCTCGCCCGGGCGGCCAGGCGGGGCGTGGACGTGCGCCTGCTGCTGCCGGGGCAAAAGCACGACCACCCGGGTGTGCGCTACGCGGGGCAGCGCTTTTATCAAGCGCTATTGAAAGCCGGGGTGCGCATCTTCGAGTTCCAGCCGACCTTCATTCATGCCAAGTTCGTGCTGGTAGATGACTGGGTGAGCATCGGCTCCTGCAACTTCGATCACTGGAATCTTCATTACAACATGGAGGCGAACCAGGAGATTCGCTCGCTCGCCATGGCGGAAGAAGTGCAGGCGCTGTTCGAGCGTAACTTCGCCGCAAGCGACGAGGTCGACGCCCACGCCTGGGCGTCCAGACCCTGGCCCCAGCGCGTGCGAGAGTGGCTTTACGGGCTGCTGGATGCGGTGGTAACGCGCCTGAAATAG
- a CDS encoding YecA family protein, producing MAKPPSDASSDHAEQLPPEPLLADDELDRLDDFLDSDQVGEDALDLISAHGFLVALAVAPSEQPVEAWLEELFQGEPDYQSDAEREEITALLTRLRDNAISVLEQGGLPELPFELTLDGIAPEETPIGDWCAGFMEAVFSDEAAWFQDDEEAAATLLLPFMLLSGLFDDEPDMVELSKDTARQEELVGQLPELVLDLYLHYRVPPETAKPKPRPKKPAGGKKPPKGQKR from the coding sequence ATGGCAAAGCCGCCTTCTGATGCGAGCAGTGACCACGCCGAGCAGCTTCCACCGGAGCCGCTGCTGGCCGACGATGAGCTCGACCGGCTCGACGACTTCCTCGACTCCGACCAGGTGGGTGAGGATGCGCTGGATCTGATCTCCGCCCACGGTTTTCTGGTGGCGTTGGCTGTCGCCCCCAGCGAGCAGCCCGTCGAGGCCTGGCTCGAGGAGCTTTTCCAGGGCGAGCCCGACTACCAGAGTGACGCCGAGCGCGAGGAGATCACTGCGCTTTTGACCCGGCTTCGCGACAACGCAATCAGCGTGTTGGAGCAGGGTGGGCTTCCGGAGCTGCCGTTCGAGCTGACTCTCGATGGCATCGCCCCGGAAGAGACGCCCATCGGCGACTGGTGTGCCGGCTTCATGGAAGCGGTGTTCAGCGACGAAGCGGCCTGGTTCCAGGACGACGAAGAGGCCGCCGCCACGCTGCTACTGCCCTTCATGCTGCTGTCGGGGCTTTTCGACGACGAGCCGGACATGGTGGAGCTTTCAAAGGATACCGCCCGCCAGGAAGAGCTGGTCGGCCAGCTGCCGGAACTCGTGCTCGACTTGTACCTGCACTACCGCGTACCGCCGGAAACAGCCAAGCCCAAACCACGGCCGAAAAAGCCCGCCGGCGGTAAAAAGCCGCCCAAGGGTCAAAAGCGCTAG
- a CDS encoding SprT-like domain-containing protein: MSRSPLPAWSPERLNALSARELLEAAQTRVDETLILAREVHPALPAPKVWFDLKGASAGQAHLGRGGLRFNQALLLDNRQAYFDEVIPHEMAHWLVFHLENGPRLKPHGREWQTVMRKLYGLAPRVTHRFDIAHSQRRPYHYRCDCQSHYFTGQRHAQARRGRRYACRKCGTALRFIVESEPK; the protein is encoded by the coding sequence ATGAGCCGTTCACCACTGCCCGCCTGGTCGCCCGAGCGATTAAACGCGCTGAGCGCGCGCGAATTGCTCGAGGCCGCGCAAACCCGCGTCGATGAGACGCTTATCCTGGCCCGCGAGGTTCACCCGGCGCTGCCCGCCCCGAAGGTGTGGTTCGATTTGAAAGGCGCCAGCGCCGGCCAGGCGCACCTGGGCCGGGGCGGGCTGCGCTTCAATCAGGCGCTGCTGCTGGATAACCGTCAGGCGTACTTCGACGAGGTCATCCCCCACGAAATGGCCCACTGGCTGGTGTTTCACCTGGAAAACGGCCCGCGGCTCAAGCCCCACGGGCGCGAGTGGCAAACCGTAATGCGCAAGCTTTATGGTCTCGCACCCAGGGTCACCCATCGCTTCGATATCGCGCACAGCCAGCGCCGGCCCTACCACTACCGCTGCGACTGCCAGAGCCACTATTTCACCGGCCAGCGCCACGCCCAGGCGCGCCGGGGGCGGCGCTACGCGTGTAGAAAATGTGGCACAGCGCTTCGCTTTATTGTTGAAAGTGAACCAAAATAG